The proteins below are encoded in one region of Cytophagales bacterium:
- a CDS encoding formimidoylglutamase — MDLSLFLDPISNDIHRLTIEEPNFGQSIYTYFEQIPDLEGINIALIGIMETRGSERNASGLGEAADAIRKKLYTLQKGAGGYRIADLGNVRNGPTLEDTYLRLKEVCFMLMEQEIVPVLIGGTHDMLIGQYQAYENMERMVNLMVVDNAINIGEANDASGQHLDTIIKHDPNYLFQLLHLGHQSFLVGEDKFALMESLYFEAIRIGMVKEKLEEMEPLIRDADLLSFDISAINQQFASGATNSGPYGLSGEDACQLCWYAGLNDKLTSIGFHEYDVDRDDERGTTAFVLATMIWYFIEGYYNRVEDKLFQLDNYMIYEVDLGGEPSTIRFFKSKRSEKWWMEVPDSAQEKSVFLKNKMIPCSYSDYQSAMNGEIPSRWLAAYARLS; from the coding sequence ATGGACCTGTCTTTATTCCTTGATCCCATCTCCAATGACATTCATCGCCTGACGATAGAAGAACCAAATTTTGGGCAGTCCATTTATACCTATTTCGAGCAAATACCAGACCTGGAAGGTATCAACATTGCTTTGATTGGGATCATGGAAACCCGAGGGAGTGAACGCAATGCTTCCGGACTCGGAGAAGCGGCAGATGCCATTCGAAAAAAGCTGTACACCTTACAAAAGGGGGCTGGCGGTTATCGCATTGCCGACCTGGGTAATGTGCGTAATGGTCCTACACTGGAGGATACTTATTTGCGATTGAAGGAAGTTTGTTTCATGTTGATGGAACAAGAAATTGTTCCTGTCCTGATTGGTGGAACTCATGACATGTTGATCGGGCAGTACCAGGCTTATGAAAACATGGAGCGAATGGTCAATTTGATGGTGGTGGACAATGCCATCAATATTGGAGAAGCCAATGATGCATCAGGACAGCACCTGGACACCATCATCAAGCACGACCCCAACTATTTGTTTCAGTTACTTCACTTAGGTCATCAAAGCTTTCTGGTCGGAGAAGACAAGTTTGCTTTGATGGAATCATTGTACTTTGAAGCCATTCGTATCGGTATGGTGAAAGAAAAACTCGAAGAGATGGAACCCTTGATTCGGGATGCCGACCTGCTTTCCTTTGATATTTCAGCCATCAATCAACAGTTTGCTTCCGGAGCCACGAACTCAGGACCATATGGCTTGAGTGGAGAGGATGCATGTCAGCTTTGTTGGTATGCAGGCCTCAATGATAAATTGACGTCAATAGGGTTTCATGAATATGACGTGGATCGCGATGATGAACGAGGCACTACAGCCTTTGTTCTGGCAACCATGATTTGGTATTTCATCGAAGGCTATTACAACCGTGTGGAAGACAAGCTGTTCCAGCTGGACAATTACATGATCTATGAAGTAGATCTTGGTGGAGAGCCTTCAACTATTCGTTTTTTCAAGAGTAAGCGGAGCGAGAAATGGTGGATGGAAGTGCCAGATTCGGCACAGGAAAAATCCGTTTTTCTGAAGAACAAAATGATCCCGTGTAGCTATTCGGATTACCAAAGTGCGATGAATGGAGAGATTCCGTCACGCTGGTTAGCCGCTTATGCAAGACTTAGCTAA
- the accD gene encoding acetyl-CoA carboxylase, carboxyltransferase subunit beta, producing the protein MAWFNRQDRGINTPTTQKKEVPDGLWYKTPKGTIVHMRELRSNAYVSPEDDYHVRIGSKEYFEILFDDNQFTELNEDLQSADPLNFVDTKKYPDRIAASQKKTELKDAVRTAQGKMNGLDLTIACMDFSFIGGSMGAVVGEKIARAVDNALKNKTPFLMISKSGGARMMEAGFSLMQMGKISGRLSLLERAGLPYISLLTDPTTGGVTASFAMLGDFNIAEPGALIGFAGPRVIRETIGKDLPKGFQSAEFVQDHGFLDFIVDRRQLKTRLTALLKLLQ; encoded by the coding sequence ATGGCTTGGTTTAACAGACAAGATCGGGGAATAAACACCCCCACAACCCAGAAAAAAGAAGTTCCTGACGGACTTTGGTACAAGACCCCCAAAGGAACGATCGTTCACATGCGAGAGCTACGCAGCAATGCCTATGTGTCTCCTGAGGATGATTACCATGTAAGAATCGGCTCTAAAGAATATTTCGAAATACTTTTCGACGACAACCAATTCACGGAATTGAATGAGGATCTGCAATCTGCGGATCCACTCAATTTTGTCGATACTAAAAAATATCCGGACCGAATTGCTGCTTCTCAGAAGAAGACGGAATTAAAAGATGCTGTTCGAACTGCTCAAGGTAAAATGAATGGTCTTGACTTGACGATTGCTTGTATGGACTTCTCTTTTATAGGAGGTTCTATGGGGGCAGTAGTAGGAGAAAAGATCGCCAGGGCAGTAGATAATGCACTCAAAAACAAGACGCCTTTTCTTATGATCTCTAAGTCAGGGGGGGCGAGAATGATGGAAGCCGGTTTTTCGTTGATGCAAATGGGCAAGATTTCTGGCCGATTGAGTCTGCTGGAACGTGCTGGTTTGCCATATATTTCTCTATTGACGGATCCTACGACGGGAGGGGTTACTGCTTCTTTCGCCATGCTGGGTGACTTCAATATTGCCGAACCAGGGGCGCTCATCGGTTTTGCTGGTCCTCGTGTGATCCGTGAAACCATCGGAAAAGACTTGCCAAAAGGATTTCAGAGTGCGGAGTTTGTGCAAGATCACGGATTCCTGGATTTTATTGTAGATCGCCGACAATTGAAAACACGTCTTACGGCACTTCTTAAGCTACTGCAGTAA
- a CDS encoding phosphatase PAP2 family protein, with the protein MSFKKDPFFLIYGLLLVVGTIIYFFGDHGDTVLWANRLHTPATDVLFKWLTYLGDGIFFGIATLLLLIRNWRTGLVVLGMGLTQTLVSAIFKRVIFRGEPRPKTFFSEFEGINLHFVEGVKVHAYNSFPSGHTLTAFALATFMAGYLKDTKMTMLFLVLATLAGFSRVYLAQHFLIDVCVGSFLGVVIGYVFHRLNESIST; encoded by the coding sequence ATGAGTTTTAAAAAAGATCCATTCTTTCTTATTTACGGCCTGTTGTTGGTCGTGGGTACAATCATCTATTTTTTCGGAGACCATGGTGATACGGTTCTATGGGCCAATCGGCTACACACCCCAGCCACAGATGTCCTATTTAAATGGCTTACCTACCTCGGAGACGGTATCTTTTTCGGTATTGCGACTTTACTCCTATTGATTCGTAATTGGAGAACAGGCTTGGTCGTATTGGGCATGGGACTGACGCAAACACTGGTTTCGGCCATTTTTAAAAGGGTCATTTTCAGAGGGGAACCAAGACCCAAGACTTTTTTTTCCGAATTTGAAGGTATCAATCTGCATTTCGTCGAAGGAGTGAAAGTACACGCGTATAATTCCTTCCCATCAGGGCATACATTAACTGCTTTTGCCTTGGCCACCTTCATGGCAGGTTACCTGAAGGATACGAAAATGACCATGCTCTTTCTAGTGCTCGCTACTTTGGCTGGTTTTTCCAGAGTTTACCTGGCCCAGCATTTTCTCATTGATGTGTGTGTGGGTTCGTTTCTTGGAGTAGTGATAGGGTATGTCTTCCATAGGTTGAATGAGAGCATATCAACCTAA
- a CDS encoding S8 family peptidase: MQISLLGLILAVSSFGQNSDWYNKDLKADGALGVSVNRAYETFGDNARKKVIVAVIDSGIDIEHPDLKDNIWVNEDEIPGNGIDDDNNGYIDDIHGWNFLGGPNGANVIAETYGEVRHFRALREKFASKDTTQLTGADEEEFAKMKKMKASILKKSNKAKEELDAISGFDQTLTQIKMILGQAIGKGPWTKEMLESLESGEEHVVSARDLMIKLLDNGFVDEEYQEYREYFYTRHHYHFNIDYDPRDIIGDDPKDPYEKGYGNNDVFGGHADHGTHVAGIIGAVRDNGIGIDGVANDVALMALRAVPDGDEYDKDVANAILYAVENRAQVINMSFGKGYSPHKEAVDKAIQFAAENDVLIVHAAGNASVNIDEATHFPIRTYNSGEKAANWIEVGASDQIPNDLLLADFSNYGKMEVEVFAPGVDIYSTVPDDQYEVNSGTSMAAPVVAGVAATLRAYFPELTAVQVRAIIMESVQPYGKLKVRYPGQDKRSKKTKFRKLSGTGGIVSLYQAMKLASEKSQSQEYIARKD, encoded by the coding sequence TTGCAAATTTCCCTCCTGGGCTTGATCCTGGCCGTTTCCTCCTTTGGCCAAAATTCCGATTGGTACAATAAAGATCTAAAAGCAGATGGTGCACTTGGTGTGAGTGTAAATCGCGCTTATGAAACTTTTGGTGATAATGCTAGAAAAAAGGTCATTGTTGCGGTCATTGACTCAGGGATAGATATTGAGCATCCGGATCTCAAAGACAACATTTGGGTGAATGAAGATGAGATTCCTGGAAATGGCATAGACGATGATAACAATGGATACATCGATGATATCCACGGGTGGAATTTTCTTGGAGGACCCAATGGCGCCAATGTGATTGCTGAGACTTATGGAGAAGTGCGTCACTTCCGCGCTTTACGCGAAAAATTTGCTTCGAAGGACACCACGCAATTGACAGGTGCAGATGAGGAGGAATTTGCCAAGATGAAGAAGATGAAAGCTTCTATTCTAAAAAAATCAAATAAAGCCAAAGAGGAACTGGATGCCATTTCAGGATTTGATCAGACACTGACTCAGATCAAAATGATCCTGGGGCAGGCCATTGGCAAAGGCCCCTGGACCAAAGAAATGCTGGAATCGTTGGAAAGCGGAGAAGAACACGTGGTAAGTGCCCGAGATTTGATGATCAAATTATTGGATAATGGATTTGTGGATGAAGAATATCAGGAATATCGTGAGTACTTCTATACTCGACACCATTATCACTTCAATATCGATTATGATCCTAGAGATATTATCGGTGATGACCCTAAAGATCCTTACGAAAAGGGATATGGAAATAACGATGTTTTTGGAGGACATGCGGATCATGGCACTCATGTGGCGGGGATCATTGGTGCGGTACGTGACAATGGGATTGGTATCGATGGTGTTGCCAATGACGTTGCATTGATGGCCTTGCGGGCCGTGCCTGATGGTGATGAATACGATAAGGATGTAGCGAATGCCATTCTTTACGCGGTTGAGAATCGTGCTCAAGTGATCAATATGAGCTTCGGGAAAGGTTACTCACCTCATAAAGAAGCCGTAGATAAAGCGATCCAGTTTGCTGCTGAGAACGATGTACTGATTGTGCATGCGGCCGGAAATGCCAGTGTCAATATCGATGAAGCGACGCATTTTCCAATCCGTACTTATAATTCAGGAGAGAAGGCTGCCAACTGGATAGAAGTAGGTGCTTCGGATCAAATCCCTAATGATCTTTTGTTAGCAGATTTTAGCAATTACGGTAAAATGGAAGTAGAGGTATTTGCTCCTGGCGTAGATATTTATTCTACGGTTCCTGATGATCAATATGAAGTCAATAGTGGTACGAGCATGGCGGCACCTGTGGTTGCTGGCGTTGCAGCTACACTACGGGCTTACTTTCCAGAATTAACGGCTGTGCAGGTTAGAGCAATTATCATGGAGTCCGTGCAGCCGTATGGTAAATTGAAGGTACGTTACCCAGGACAAGACAAGCGAAGTAAGAAGACCAAATTCCGTAAGCTTTCAGGGACGGGAGGAATTGTCAGTCTATATCAGGCCATGAAACTGGCCAGTGAAAAGTCACAATCCCAAGAGTATATCGCTCGCAAGGATTAA
- the nqrF gene encoding NADH:ubiquinone reductase (Na(+)-transporting) subunit F: MSPIIVTSIIAFTVVILLLVLILLVAQSKLVQSGPVSIVVNGDKENPIVTTAGSTLLSTLSAQKIFLPSACGGGGTCAMCKCTIEKGGGDVLPTEVGHLNRTEQKSNVRLSCQVKVKEDMEIEIPEEIFGIKKWEATVVRNYNVASFIKEFVVEIPEEMDYQAGGYIQIEVPKCEVDFKDMDITAHPEEHDEADKFQKEWDSFGLWDLKMKNDESIERAYSMASYPAEGREIMLNVRIATPPWDRANNSWMKVNPGIASSYIFGLKPGDKVTISGPYGEFFINPSEAEMLYVGGGAGMAPMRSHLYHLFKTLKTGRKVTYWYGGRSRRELFYLEHFYELERNFPNFKFFIVLSEPLEEDNWKVKKDVDDAEGDGFLGFVHQAVIDEYLEKHDAPEDIELYFCGPPLMNKAVQKMGEDYGIPDENIRFDDFGG; this comes from the coding sequence ATGTCCCCAATTATAGTCACGTCGATCATCGCCTTCACAGTTGTTATCCTGTTGTTGGTCCTAATTCTTCTTGTTGCCCAGTCGAAGCTGGTGCAATCCGGACCTGTGAGTATTGTGGTGAATGGCGATAAAGAGAACCCCATTGTTACAACCGCGGGTTCTACACTGCTTTCTACGCTAAGTGCGCAGAAAATTTTCCTTCCTTCCGCTTGCGGTGGAGGAGGTACTTGTGCCATGTGCAAATGCACCATCGAAAAAGGTGGTGGAGATGTACTGCCCACAGAGGTAGGTCACCTGAACCGAACTGAGCAGAAAAGCAATGTGCGTCTTTCTTGCCAGGTGAAGGTGAAAGAAGATATGGAAATTGAGATTCCTGAAGAGATCTTCGGAATCAAGAAATGGGAAGCGACCGTAGTGAGAAACTACAACGTGGCTTCATTCATCAAAGAATTTGTAGTTGAGATTCCTGAAGAGATGGACTACCAGGCTGGTGGTTACATCCAGATTGAAGTACCTAAATGTGAGGTAGACTTTAAAGACATGGACATCACTGCACACCCTGAAGAGCACGATGAAGCCGATAAATTCCAGAAGGAATGGGACAGCTTCGGTCTTTGGGATCTGAAAATGAAGAACGACGAATCCATTGAGCGTGCCTATTCTATGGCTTCATATCCTGCAGAAGGACGTGAAATTATGCTCAACGTTCGTATCGCTACCCCACCATGGGACAGAGCGAACAATAGCTGGATGAAGGTAAATCCGGGTATTGCTTCTTCTTATATCTTCGGACTGAAGCCTGGCGATAAAGTAACTATTTCAGGACCTTACGGTGAATTCTTTATCAATCCTTCCGAAGCAGAAATGCTGTATGTAGGTGGTGGAGCAGGTATGGCGCCAATGCGTTCTCATCTTTATCATCTGTTCAAGACGTTGAAGACCGGTAGAAAAGTAACTTACTGGTATGGTGGTCGTTCGAGAAGAGAGTTGTTCTATTTGGAGCACTTCTACGAATTGGAAAGAAACTTTCCGAACTTCAAATTCTTCATCGTACTTTCAGAGCCTTTGGAAGAAGACAACTGGAAAGTAAAGAAAGATGTTGATGATGCCGAAGGTGATGGCTTCTTAGGATTCGTACACCAGGCTGTAATTGACGAGTACCTGGAGAAGCATGATGCTCCTGAAGATATCGAGCTTTACTTCTGCGGACCTCCTTTGATGAACAAAGCGGTGCAGAAGATGGGAGAAGATTACGGTATCCCGGATGAGAATATCAGATTTGACGATTTCGGAGGCTAA
- a CDS encoding PspC domain-containing protein translates to MSRRLTRSREKVIAGVCGGIAEYLDLDPTLVRIAYLVLSVAGFGSGLLVYLVLWFIMPQS, encoded by the coding sequence ATGAGCAGAAGACTTACCAGATCACGTGAAAAGGTGATCGCGGGTGTTTGTGGTGGTATTGCTGAATACCTTGACCTTGATCCTACATTGGTTCGAATTGCCTATTTGGTGCTGTCCGTTGCCGGGTTTGGTTCAGGGCTGCTTGTTTACCTGGTGCTGTGGTTCATCATGCCACAATCGTAG